In Symphalangus syndactylus isolate Jambi chromosome 6, NHGRI_mSymSyn1-v2.1_pri, whole genome shotgun sequence, a genomic segment contains:
- the FGL2 gene encoding fibroleukin, whose amino-acid sequence MKLANWYWLSSAVLATYGVLVVANNETEEIKDERAKDVCPVRLESRGKCEEAGECPYQVSLPPLTIQLPKQFSRIEEVFKEVRNLKEIVNSLKKSCQDCKLQADDNGDPGRNGLLLPSTGAPGEVGDNRVRELESEVNKLSSELKNAKEEINVLHGRLEKLNLVNMNNIENYVDSKVANLTFVVNSLDGKCSKCPSQEQIQSRPVQHLIYKDCSDYYAIGKRSSETYRVTPDPKNSSFEVYCDMETMGGGWTVLQARLDGSTNFTRTWQDYKAGFGNLRREFWLGNDKIHLLTKSKEMILRIDLEDFNGVKLYALYDQFYVANEFLKYRLHVGNYNGTAGDALRFNKHYNHDLKFFTTPDKDNDRYPSGNCGLYYSSGWWFDACLSANLNGKYYHQKYRGVRNGIFWGTWPGVSEAHPGGYKSSFKEAKMMIRPKHFKP is encoded by the exons ATGAAGCTGGCTAACTGGTACTGGCTGAGCTCAGCTGTTCTTGCCACTTACGGTGTTTTGGTTGTGGCAAACAATGAAACAGAGGAAATTAAAGATGAAAGAGCAAAGGACGTCTGCCCAGTGAGACTAGAAAGCAGAGGGAAATGCGAAGAGGCTGGGGAGTGCCCCTACCAGGTAAGCCTGCCCCCCTTGACCATTCAGCTCCCGAAGCAATTCAGCAGGATCGAGGAGGTGTTCAAAGAAGTCCGGAACCTCAAGGAAATCGTAAATAGTCTAAAGAAATCTTGCCAAGACTGCAAGCTGCAGGCTGATGACAACGGAGACCCAGGCAGAAACGGACTGCTGTTACCCAGTACAGGAGCCCCGGGAGAGGTTGGCGATAACAGAGTTAGAGAATTAGAGAGTGAGGTTAACAAGCTGTCCTCTGAGCTAAAGAATGCCAAAGAGGAGATCAATGTACTTCATGGTCGCCTGGAGAAGCTGAATCTTGTAAATATGAACAACATAGAAAATTATGTTGACAGCAAAGTGGCAAATCTAACATTTGTTGTCAATAGTTTGGATGGCAAATGTTCAAAGTGTCCCAGCCAAGAACAAATACAGTCACGTCCAG TTCAACATCTAATATATAAAGATTGCTCTGACTACTACGCAATAGGCAAAAGAAGCAGTGAGACCTACAGAGTTACACCTGATCCCAAAAATAGTAGCTTTGAAGTTTACTGTGACATGGAGACCATGGGGGGAGGCTGGACAGTGCTGCAGGCACGTCTCGATGGGAGCACCAACTTCACCAGAACATGGCAAGACTACAAAGCTGGCTTTGGAAACCTCCGAAGGGAATTTTGGCTGGGGAACGATAAAATTCATCTTCTGACcaagagtaaggaaatgattctGAGAATAGATCTTGAAGATTTTAATGGTGTCAAACTATATGCCTTGTATGATCAGTTTTATGTGGCTAATGAGTTTCTCAAATATCGTTTACACGTTGGTAACTATAATGGCACAGCTGGAGATGCATTACGTTTCAACAAACATTACAACCACGATCTGAAGTTTTTCACCACCCCAGATAAAGACAATGATCGATATCCTTCTGGGAACTGTGGGCTGTACTACAGTTCAGGCTGGTGGTTTGATGCATGTCTTTCTGCAAACTTAAATGGCAAATATTATCACCAAAAATACAGAGGTGTCCGTAATGGGATTTTCTGGGGCACCTGGCCTGGTGTAAGTGAGGCACACCCTGGTGGCTACAAGTCCTCCTTCAAAGAGGCTAAGATGATGATCAGACCCAAGCACTTTAAGCCATAA